From a single Anaeromicrobium sediminis genomic region:
- a CDS encoding YncE family protein gives MGENFKNLAFVANMGEDSISVVNLDMFHEREKINLYSHYLTAIGKKPFLGPHDAVLDYNNKYLYTTNSHDSSVRVVDLIQNKVVKDFAVGSCPSHIAICKKKKAIYVSNTDSNSISILDMDTGELLTQIPTGNMPHHIKLSNDREKLYVLNLGSDNMTIIDTNVNDMEKTIPVNGNPYHMVLNKAGNILFIVNTSFSNMEGGSITLLDTKEYRIIDKIRVGKMPVEAILDKHEENLYITDSELNAVNVFSIKEKRLVDRIYVGRMPGSISFTPNYKYLLVSNVQDNTLSIIEVDKYRRKMVQTIKVGKEPNCIVVI, from the coding sequence ATGGGGGAGAATTTTAAAAACTTAGCATTTGTAGCTAATATGGGCGAGGACAGCATATCTGTAGTAAATTTAGACATGTTTCATGAGAGAGAAAAGATAAACTTATATAGTCATTATCTGACCGCTATAGGGAAAAAACCATTCCTAGGACCGCATGATGCTGTACTAGACTATAATAATAAGTATCTGTATACAACAAATTCTCATGATTCTAGTGTAAGAGTTGTGGACTTAATTCAAAATAAGGTTGTGAAAGATTTTGCCGTAGGAAGTTGCCCCAGTCATATAGCCATTTGTAAGAAAAAGAAAGCCATCTATGTGTCTAATACAGATTCAAACTCCATATCCATATTAGATATGGATACGGGAGAATTACTTACTCAAATACCTACAGGAAATATGCCACACCATATAAAATTAAGTAATGATAGGGAGAAGTTGTATGTATTAAACCTAGGATCAGATAACATGACGATTATAGATACTAATGTGAATGACATGGAAAAGACTATACCTGTGAATGGGAACCCCTATCATATGGTTCTGAACAAGGCGGGAAATATTTTATTTATAGTAAATACTAGTTTTTCAAATATGGAAGGTGGTAGTATTACGTTATTAGATACTAAGGAATATAGAATAATAGACAAAATTAGAGTGGGAAAAATGCCGGTAGAAGCCATACTAGATAAACATGAAGAAAATCTGTATATAACAGATTCGGAATTAAATGCCGTTAACGTATTTAGTATAAAAGAAAAAAGATTAGTAGATAGAATATATGTGGGAAGGATGCCTGGCAGTATAAGCTTTACACCAAATTATAAATATTTATTAGTTAGTAATGTACAGGATAATACCCTATCTATAATAGAAGTAGATAAATATAGAAGAAAAATGGTTCAGACCATAAAAGTAGGTAAAGAACCAAATTGTATAGTGGTTATATAA
- a CDS encoding alpha/beta-type small acid-soluble spore protein, which produces MSRGNRAVVPEARMALNQMKAEIASELGLANYESIDKGNLTSRQNGYVGGYMTKKLVETAERNLSGKI; this is translated from the coding sequence ATGTCAAGAGGAAATAGAGCTGTAGTTCCAGAAGCAAGAATGGCTTTAAATCAAATGAAGGCTGAAATAGCAAGTGAACTTGGATTAGCAAACTATGAATCAATTGACAAGGGTAATTTAACTTCAAGACAAAATGGTTATGTTGGCGGATATATGACTAAAAAATTAGTTGAAACTGCAGAAAGAAATTTATCAGGAAAGATATAA
- a CDS encoding polysaccharide deacetylase family protein, whose amino-acid sequence MKPMKKMIFLILLPILIFAACGTNDMKAEVKDEKIDNSAVEEKMEVENTEEKVVEKKEIDLQKIKPNELGQVMVLMYHSVSEPEAEFTRTPDGLRKDLEYMYENGYRPVSLKDYATGNISVEAGFTPIVLTFDDGWENNFSIIEKENGEFEIDPNCAVAILEEFNKEHPDFPLEVTFFVNDNIPFGQDKYLEYKLNYIVEKGMDIGNHTATHVNFTKADPERIQKEIVGIVKLVKKYVPDYEVNTMALPFGSRPKNKELYKYLEKGEYDGVKYENIAILNVGWDPYKSPYHSKFNSLAIHRVRASDLQKYVDGVGMYDWFKHFEKGNRTRYISDGDKDIITIPKNYEDVLDKSKITDKEIRTYELNKENK is encoded by the coding sequence ATGAAGCCAATGAAAAAAATGATTTTTTTAATTTTACTACCCATATTAATATTTGCAGCTTGTGGTACAAATGATATGAAGGCGGAAGTAAAAGATGAAAAAATAGATAATAGTGCTGTGGAAGAAAAAATGGAAGTAGAAAATACAGAAGAAAAAGTTGTGGAGAAAAAAGAAATAGATTTACAAAAGATTAAACCAAATGAATTAGGACAAGTTATGGTTTTAATGTATCATAGTGTGTCGGAGCCAGAGGCAGAGTTTACTAGAACGCCAGATGGTCTAAGAAAAGACTTAGAGTATATGTATGAAAATGGATATAGACCAGTAAGTCTAAAGGATTATGCTACAGGGAATATAAGTGTAGAAGCTGGATTTACCCCTATTGTATTAACTTTTGATGATGGATGGGAAAATAATTTTAGTATTATAGAAAAGGAAAATGGAGAATTTGAAATAGACCCTAATTGTGCCGTTGCTATATTAGAAGAGTTTAACAAGGAACATCCGGATTTTCCATTGGAAGTTACGTTTTTTGTTAATGACAATATTCCATTTGGGCAAGATAAGTACTTAGAATATAAGTTGAACTACATTGTTGAGAAGGGAATGGATATTGGAAATCATACTGCGACTCATGTAAACTTTACTAAGGCAGATCCTGAAAGAATTCAAAAGGAAATTGTTGGAATTGTAAAGCTGGTTAAGAAGTATGTGCCAGATTATGAAGTAAATACAATGGCATTGCCTTTTGGATCAAGACCTAAAAATAAGGAGTTATATAAGTACTTAGAAAAGGGAGAATATGATGGAGTTAAATATGAAAATATTGCCATATTAAATGTGGGATGGGATCCATATAAGTCTCCTTATCATTCAAAGTTTAACTCTCTGGCAATTCACAGAGTTAGAGCTAGTGATTTACAAAAGTATGTAGACGGTGTTGGAATGTATGATTGGTTTAAACATTTTGAAAAGGGAAATAGGACAAGATATATTTCTGATGGAGATAAAGATATAATTACGATACCAAAGAATTATGAAGATGTATTAGATAAAAGTAAAATTACAGATAAAGAAATAAGGACTTATGAATTAAATAAAGAAAATAAATAA
- a CDS encoding sodium-dependent transporter, whose amino-acid sequence MSQKKEQWGSRWGFIAASMGMAIGTGNIWRFPRVVASNGGGPFLIAWTIALFVWAIPLLMGEMVMGRKTGLGTIGAFRDFVGKKFTWMGTWIAAVCLLIMAYYAVVMGWCFKYFTLALSGAFKAGMTTADTQVIWDTFTTSPWQTIPLHFMSIAIAGIIIYKGVNDGIEKACKVMIPTLFVLLIGAAIRSLTLPGALKGLEYLFNPDFSLLSNPKIWLEAFTQAAWSTGAGWGFIITYAVYTKKKEDVAGNCMIMGFGNNVGSLLAGITILPAIFALSPSQEFTSQVLSSGNTGLTFIYLAQLFPTMPAGNIIAAVFFLCMTIAALSSLLPMIEVGVRNLMDAGFTRKKATVAIVAFGMIVGVPSAYSVSFLDNQDWVLGIGLLVSGLFIAFALIKYGVENIRTKYINTPWSDFKIGKWWSVCVKLFPVMFTILTGWWMLKAIGWSPDSWWKPFETFSVGTIIFQFVLYVVFAMATNNLFSSGIGKGFDITATKGDE is encoded by the coding sequence ATGAGTCAAAAGAAAGAACAATGGGGCAGTAGATGGGGATTTATAGCCGCATCTATGGGAATGGCAATTGGAACAGGAAATATATGGAGATTTCCTAGGGTTGTAGCTTCAAATGGTGGAGGACCTTTTTTAATAGCATGGACAATCGCGCTATTTGTTTGGGCTATACCATTACTAATGGGAGAAATGGTAATGGGAAGAAAAACTGGTCTTGGAACTATCGGGGCTTTTAGAGATTTTGTAGGAAAAAAGTTCACGTGGATGGGAACGTGGATTGCTGCAGTTTGTCTTTTAATTATGGCATATTATGCTGTAGTTATGGGATGGTGCTTTAAGTATTTTACACTGGCTTTATCTGGGGCATTTAAAGCTGGTATGACTACTGCAGATACGCAGGTCATATGGGATACATTTACTACAAGTCCGTGGCAAACTATACCACTGCACTTTATGTCAATTGCGATTGCAGGAATTATAATATACAAGGGTGTTAACGACGGAATAGAAAAAGCTTGTAAAGTTATGATACCTACATTATTTGTATTATTAATTGGGGCAGCAATAAGATCATTAACATTACCAGGTGCATTAAAGGGATTAGAATATTTATTTAATCCAGATTTTAGTCTCTTATCAAATCCAAAGATTTGGTTAGAAGCATTTACTCAAGCAGCATGGTCCACAGGAGCTGGATGGGGCTTTATTATAACTTATGCCGTATACACTAAAAAGAAAGAAGACGTGGCAGGAAACTGTATGATAATGGGATTTGGAAATAATGTGGGATCACTTCTAGCAGGAATTACAATACTTCCAGCTATATTTGCACTATCTCCATCACAAGAGTTTACTAGTCAAGTTTTATCTTCTGGAAATACTGGTTTAACTTTTATTTACTTAGCTCAATTATTCCCTACTATGCCAGCAGGAAATATTATAGCAGCTGTATTTTTCTTATGTATGACTATAGCAGCTTTATCATCTCTATTACCAATGATAGAAGTTGGTGTTAGAAATCTTATGGACGCAGGATTTACTAGAAAAAAAGCTACTGTAGCAATTGTGGCTTTTGGAATGATAGTAGGAGTACCATCTGCTTATAGTGTAAGCTTTTTAGATAACCAAGATTGGGTATTAGGGATAGGATTACTAGTAAGTGGATTGTTCATAGCATTTGCACTTATCAAGTATGGAGTAGAGAACATTAGAACAAAATACATCAATACTCCTTGGTCTGATTTCAAAATTGGAAAGTGGTGGAGTGTTTGTGTAAAGCTATTCCCTGTAATGTTTACCATATTAACAGGATGGTGGATGCTTAAAGCTATTGGTTGGTCTCCGGATAGTTGGTGGAAACCTTTTGAAACCTTTAGTGTAGGAACAATAATATTCCAATTTGTATTATACGTAGTATTTGCAATGGCTACTAATAATTTATTCTCTAGTGGTATTGGCAAAGGATTTGATATTACGGCTACAAAGGGGGACGAATAA
- the lysA gene encoding diaminopimelate decarboxylase: MINRENNFIFNGSDTVELVNKYGTPLYVVSEDHIIDRCIEIKRSFLEKYENTRAVYASKAFLTKEMCKIVSREGLGIDVVSGGEMYTAIKAGFPMENVIFHGNNKTIDEIELAIKSNVGRVVVDNLYELELLNALAAEENKVMDILFRITPGVDSYTHEYISTGQIDSKFGIPLKEEILFEAIYMAMDMEYINLLGFHFHVGSQLFENTSHLMAVDILLELIKDVKEKIGFETEELNVGGGFGIAYTKEDNPRGLSYFVDPIMEEIQNKCNEFDLKRPKVIIEPGRWIIGEAGITLYTIGAIKEIPNVRTYIGIDGGLPDNPRPALYKAHYEAVIANKMNEEIVNKVTIAGKCCESGDILIKDLEVPEIEPGDIIAVKSTGAYNYSMASNYNMIPRPPVVMIKDGVDRLVVRRETYDDILSREVI; the protein is encoded by the coding sequence GTGATTAATAGAGAAAATAATTTTATATTTAACGGAAGTGATACGGTTGAACTAGTTAATAAATATGGTACTCCTTTATATGTAGTGTCAGAGGACCATATAATAGATAGATGTATAGAAATTAAAAGAAGCTTTTTAGAAAAATATGAAAATACTAGGGCGGTATATGCGTCAAAGGCCTTTTTAACAAAGGAAATGTGCAAGATAGTATCTAGAGAAGGTCTTGGAATAGACGTAGTATCTGGTGGAGAAATGTATACGGCTATTAAGGCAGGGTTTCCTATGGAAAATGTAATATTTCATGGAAACAACAAGACTATAGATGAAATAGAATTGGCCATAAAGAGTAATGTTGGACGAGTGGTAGTTGATAATTTATATGAATTAGAATTATTAAACGCATTGGCTGCTGAAGAAAATAAAGTTATGGATATTTTATTTAGAATAACTCCTGGAGTAGACAGTTATACCCATGAGTATATATCTACAGGGCAAATTGATTCTAAATTTGGAATACCTCTTAAAGAAGAAATACTATTTGAAGCTATTTACATGGCTATGGATATGGAATATATAAATCTTTTAGGATTCCACTTCCATGTAGGCTCTCAACTCTTTGAAAATACATCTCATCTTATGGCAGTAGATATTTTATTAGAATTAATAAAGGATGTAAAAGAAAAGATAGGATTTGAAACGGAAGAGTTAAATGTGGGAGGCGGTTTTGGAATAGCCTATACAAAGGAAGATAATCCTAGAGGCCTTAGCTATTTTGTAGATCCAATTATGGAAGAAATCCAAAATAAATGTAATGAGTTTGATTTAAAAAGACCAAAGGTAATAATTGAACCAGGTAGATGGATTATAGGAGAAGCAGGAATTACACTATATACAATAGGAGCTATAAAAGAAATTCCTAACGTAAGAACATATATAGGAATAGATGGAGGCCTTCCAGATAATCCAAGACCTGCTTTATATAAAGCTCATTATGAAGCAGTTATAGCTAATAAGATGAATGAGGAAATAGTTAATAAGGTGACTATTGCAGGAAAATGTTGTGAATCAGGAGATATACTAATCAAAGACTTAGAAGTACCAGAGATAGAACCAGGAGATATAATAGCAGTAAAAAGTACAGGAGCCTACAATTATTCTATGGCCAGTAATTATAATATGATCCCTAGACCACCAGTAGTTATGATTAAGGATGGAGTAGATAGATTAGTAGTTAGAAGAGAAACATATGATGATATTCTTTCTAGGGAAGTAATATAG
- a CDS encoding TIGR03905 family TSCPD domain-containing protein: MNIYKTVGTCAKEIEFHVEDNTIKDVKFQGGCPGSLTGIMSLLIGTDVDVAIERLRGITCGSKTTSCPDQLSKALESYKASLL; the protein is encoded by the coding sequence ATGAATATATATAAAACAGTAGGAACCTGTGCAAAGGAAATTGAATTTCATGTAGAAGATAATACTATAAAGGATGTAAAGTTTCAGGGAGGATGTCCTGGAAGCTTAACTGGGATAATGAGTCTACTTATAGGAACAGATGTGGATGTGGCCATAGAAAGATTGAGAGGAATCACATGTGGAAGCAAAACTACATCTTGCCCAGATCAATTATCAAAAGCATTAGAATCATATAAGGCCTCTTTATTATAA
- a CDS encoding polysaccharide deacetylase family protein, which yields MKIFVIDRKKILLFTMVVVIVVMSYANMSTLGDKIVGVMNRNKVLPIYCVDKEEKKVAISFDAAWGAQYTDGILEILEKYNVKSTFFLVGFWVDKYPDMVKKISDQGHEVQNHSTTHPHMSKLSREQISKELNTTGKKIEDLTGAKPSLFRPPFGDYNNLLIETAKEEGYYTIQWDVDSLDWKELGAKPVVDRVTRNVKKGSIVLFHNNAKYVLEYLPLVIEKLQKDGYEIVPISDLILKDNYYIDNTGMQKSE from the coding sequence ATGAAAATATTTGTAATAGATAGGAAAAAAATTTTATTATTCACAATGGTTGTAGTAATAGTAGTAATGTCATATGCTAATATGAGTACCCTAGGGGATAAAATAGTAGGTGTAATGAATCGTAATAAGGTTTTGCCTATATATTGTGTTGATAAAGAAGAAAAGAAGGTAGCAATAAGTTTTGATGCAGCTTGGGGAGCGCAGTATACAGATGGTATACTGGAAATTTTAGAAAAATATAACGTAAAGAGTACCTTTTTTCTAGTGGGATTTTGGGTTGATAAATATCCAGATATGGTGAAAAAAATCTCTGATCAGGGCCATGAGGTACAAAACCATTCTACAACCCATCCTCACATGTCAAAGCTTAGTAGGGAACAGATTTCTAAAGAGTTAAATACCACAGGAAAAAAGATAGAAGATTTAACAGGGGCTAAGCCCTCATTATTTAGACCACCCTTTGGGGACTATAATAATCTTCTTATAGAGACTGCTAAGGAAGAGGGATATTATACTATACAATGGGATGTGGACTCGTTAGATTGGAAAGAATTAGGTGCAAAGCCCGTTGTAGATAGGGTGACTAGGAATGTTAAAAAAGGGTCAATAGTTTTATTTCATAATAATGCCAAATACGTATTGGAATATTTACCTTTAGTAATAGAAAAACTACAAAAGGATGGCTATGAAATAGTACCTATATCTGACTTGATTCTAAAAGATAATTACTATATTGACAATACGGGAATGCAAAAAAGTGAGTAG
- a CDS encoding Na/Pi cotransporter family protein: MTYIFINFIISIFVFFFGMILMTKSIILDREKFFQKPLKIIKKHPSLGVLLGLIVTMFTQSSSATSVLVVSFVNGNILGLYEATAIIMGANIGTTFTSQLVSFNIYTYIPYIIFCSILIYYLKLGSLFEKISKFFIGLCLLFMGMHLMCYSLLPLKNLMAFSDLLKSVAQSPNKGILIGALTTAIIQSSSTSIAMLQSLSVTGFVNISQAIPIIIGQNIGTCVTTLFSSIVTNIDGKRTAFIHILLNILGTLTIYPFINTLATVSIKLSPDNVVRQIAHAHTLFNIFFVILFFPFIKPIVSLSKKIIK; encoded by the coding sequence ATGACGTATATTTTTATTAACTTTATAATATCTATCTTTGTTTTTTTCTTTGGTATGATTTTAATGACAAAGTCAATAATATTAGACCGGGAAAAATTTTTTCAGAAACCCTTAAAAATAATAAAGAAACACCCATCCTTAGGAGTACTTTTAGGTCTTATAGTTACCATGTTCACCCAAAGTAGTAGTGCCACGTCTGTTCTTGTAGTAAGTTTTGTAAACGGAAATATTTTAGGTCTATATGAAGCAACGGCCATAATAATGGGAGCTAATATAGGAACTACCTTTACCTCCCAATTAGTTAGTTTTAATATATATACTTATATTCCCTATATAATATTTTGTTCTATTTTAATATATTACTTAAAACTTGGTTCTCTATTTGAAAAGATCTCTAAATTTTTCATTGGCCTATGTTTATTGTTTATGGGCATGCATTTAATGTGCTATTCCCTTCTTCCTTTAAAAAATCTAATGGCCTTTTCAGATTTACTAAAATCAGTAGCCCAAAGCCCAAATAAAGGAATTTTAATAGGAGCTTTAACAACAGCCATAATACAGAGTAGTTCCACATCCATAGCTATGCTCCAAAGTCTCAGCGTAACAGGTTTTGTAAACATTTCCCAAGCTATTCCCATTATTATTGGTCAAAATATTGGAACTTGCGTTACTACCCTTTTTTCAAGTATAGTTACAAACATTGATGGTAAACGTACTGCTTTTATACATATTTTATTAAATATTCTTGGTACACTGACCATATACCCATTTATAAATACCTTGGCCACTGTATCCATAAAACTTTCTCCAGATAATGTGGTTAGGCAAATAGCCCATGCTCATACCCTTTTTAATATTTTCTTTGTAATATTATTTTTTCCATTCATAAAACCTATTGTATCCTTGTCTAAAAAAATAATAAAATAG
- a CDS encoding DUF4364 family protein, which produces MLCNNTKELANHKLVLLYVLDSFSVPLTNTQLTEFVMENDYMNYFMFQQFLSDLVKIGMIEHTQSENTFFYLITEKGKKTLAYFKERLGESLINKLDKDISKRRHLWLKETQISADYVKKHEKEYIVDLKVVENDITLIDLKLSVASNKQAKQICEKWKNDASNLYASIINLII; this is translated from the coding sequence ATGTTATGTAATAATACTAAAGAATTGGCAAATCACAAACTTGTTTTATTATACGTTCTTGATTCATTCTCAGTACCTTTGACTAATACGCAACTCACTGAGTTTGTAATGGAGAATGATTATATGAATTATTTCATGTTCCAGCAGTTTTTATCAGATTTAGTTAAAATAGGAATGATAGAACATACCCAAAGTGAAAATACCTTTTTTTACTTAATTACAGAGAAGGGTAAGAAAACTCTAGCTTATTTTAAAGAAAGATTAGGAGAATCTCTTATAAATAAATTAGACAAAGACATTTCCAAAAGAAGACATCTTTGGCTAAAGGAAACACAAATTTCTGCAGACTATGTAAAAAAACATGAAAAAGAATATATAGTTGATTTGAAAGTTGTAGAAAATGATATTACCTTAATTGATTTAAAATTAAGCGTAGCATCTAACAAACAAGCAAAGCAAATCTGCGAAAAATGGAAAAATGATGCATCTAATCTATATGCTTCCATAATAAATTTAATAATTTAA
- the dapF gene encoding diaminopimelate epimerase, translating into MKFTKMQAAGNDFILINGFEYEIEDYNGLAKKVCDRHFGIGADGLMVCKDSNVADIEMRYYNSDGSRGEMCGNGIRCFSKFIYDNNILKKEYFKVETLGGIKTIWIDETDGVARTIKVDMEKAIFEAEKVPVHMGMDRVIDEKISVDGKDMIISSILVGVPHTVIIVDDLKNTLVNELGRKIEKLDIFPRKTNVNFIEILDRNTINISTWERGAGRTLGCGTGSCASVVIGHLLGNLENKVLVNTEGGKLTVELGPDYEIYMTGDANTICEGELKI; encoded by the coding sequence ATGAAATTTACAAAGATGCAAGCTGCAGGTAATGATTTTATATTAATAAATGGATTTGAATATGAAATAGAAGATTATAATGGGTTAGCTAAAAAAGTATGTGATCGTCACTTTGGTATAGGTGCAGATGGCCTTATGGTATGTAAAGATAGTAATGTGGCAGACATAGAAATGAGATATTACAATTCAGATGGATCTAGGGGAGAAATGTGTGGTAATGGTATAAGATGTTTCTCTAAATTTATATATGACAATAATATACTAAAAAAAGAATATTTTAAAGTAGAGACTCTAGGTGGAATAAAGACCATATGGATAGATGAGACTGATGGTGTGGCCAGGACCATAAAGGTAGATATGGAAAAGGCCATATTTGAAGCAGAAAAAGTTCCTGTACATATGGGAATGGACAGGGTAATAGATGAAAAAATTTCTGTAGACGGAAAAGATATGATCATATCTTCTATTTTAGTGGGGGTACCACATACGGTTATTATAGTAGATGATTTAAAGAATACTTTAGTAAATGAATTGGGAAGAAAAATAGAAAAATTAGATATATTCCCTAGAAAAACTAACGTAAACTTTATAGAAATATTAGATAGAAATACTATTAATATATCTACTTGGGAAAGGGGAGCTGGAAGGACACTAGGTTGTGGAACTGGTTCTTGTGCATCTGTAGTAATAGGTCACCTGTTAGGAAATTTAGAAAATAAAGTATTGGTTAATACAGAAGGCGGCAAACTCACGGTAGAACTTGGTCCTGATTATGAAATATACATGACAGGAGATGCTAATACTATCTGCGAGGGAGAACTTAAAATATAA
- a CDS encoding UDP-N-acetylmuramoyl-tripeptide--D-alanyl-D-alanine ligase, whose translation MSKLSNHVQIIGVLGDENKISSKIIKHVLSKKGYKIRDMEYKEYILDYEGIDILLLNLDTCNLEKHINLDILLHIDTRKEDIGFQRKVLNYVKNNGVVIMNEDDNNTPFVLGHNDERLVVSYGMSKRATLTASSLMVSDKIKLNCFLQRSISARGDLEVEPVEFPVIINSEDEKAVYNSLGAIGVLLLYGIDPYKLLKFLEDMYIQ comes from the coding sequence ATGAGCAAACTTTCGAATCATGTTCAAATTATAGGAGTATTAGGAGATGAAAATAAAATATCATCTAAGATAATAAAACACGTTTTAAGTAAAAAGGGTTATAAAATTAGAGATATGGAATATAAGGAGTATATTTTAGATTATGAAGGAATAGATATTCTTTTATTAAACTTAGATACCTGTAATTTAGAAAAACACATAAATTTAGATATTTTATTACACATAGATACTAGAAAAGAAGACATTGGATTTCAAAGGAAAGTTTTAAATTATGTTAAAAACAATGGTGTGGTAATTATGAACGAAGATGATAACAACACTCCTTTTGTGTTGGGTCATAATGATGAAAGATTGGTAGTATCCTATGGTATGAGTAAAAGAGCTACTTTGACAGCTTCTAGTTTGATGGTTTCTGACAAAATAAAGTTAAATTGCTTTTTACAAAGGTCCATTAGTGCTAGAGGTGACCTGGAAGTAGAACCAGTAGAATTTCCAGTCATAATAAATAGTGAAGATGAAAAAGCCGTATATAATTCATTAGGAGCCATAGGTGTATTATTATTATATGGTATAGATCCGTATAAATTATTAAAATTTTTAGAAGATATGTATAT